The following proteins are co-located in the Macadamia integrifolia cultivar HAES 741 chromosome 3, SCU_Mint_v3, whole genome shotgun sequence genome:
- the LOC122074750 gene encoding cytochrome P450 CYP82D47-like — MDSLLQFPTFMFFSFLLFLYFLLQWRSRNTKLSCSKKRVSPPEAAGAWPIMGHLHLLGGNSIPHITLGALADKYGPAFTIRLGMHPALVVSSWEVAKECFSTNDRALATRSKAIATKLMGYNYALVGSTFYGTYWREVRKIVMLKLLSNRRLEMLKHVRASEIEAFTKDLYKMWVEKKGGQNIQVLVDMKKWFADLTLNIIVRMVAGKRYFGIANTASDAEEAFRCQEGVRDFFHYTGLFVVSDAFPFLEGLDLQGYEKAMKKSAKNLDSIVEGWLKEHKKKRLSDANYGKAKGDHDDQDFMDVMISIMEDSNLSSPDYDADTVIKATCLNVILGGNDATVVTFTWALSLLLNNRQVLQRAQDELDMHVGRDRQVEESDIVKLEYLQAIVKETLRLYPAAPLSAPHEAIEECTIAGFHVPVGTRIVSNLYKIQRDPRVWVDPSDFRPERFLTSHVDVDLRGQHFELIPFGSGRRMCPGISFALQVLHLGLARLLHEFEFATPSNLPVDMTESPGLTNIKATPLEVLLNPRLPPKLYG, encoded by the exons AtggattctcttcttcaattcccaaCATTTATGTTCTTCTCCTTCCTGTTATTTCTTTACTTCTTGCTTCAATGGAGGTCAAGGAATACAAAGCTCAGCTGTAGCAAAAAAAGGGTTTCTCCACCAGAAGCCGCCGGGGCATGGCCAATAATGGGTCACCTCCATCTGTTAGGAGGTAATTCCATTCCTCACATTACTTTAGGAGCATTAGCTGACAAATATGGGCCAGCTTTCACCATTCGACTTGGCATGCATCCTGCTTTGGTGGTTAGTAGTTGGGAGGTAGCAAAGGAATGTTTTAGTACAAACGATAGAGCTCTTGCCACAAGATCCAAGGCAATAGCCACAAAGCTCATGGGTTATAACTATGCTCTTGTTGGCTCAACTTTTTATGGAACTTATTGGCGTGAGGTACGCAAGATAGTCATGCTCAAGCTTCTCTCCAATCGCCGCCTTGAGATGCTTAAACATGTTAGAGCCTCGGAGATAGAAGCCTTCACAAAAGACCTATACAAGATGTGGGTAGAGAAGAAAGGTGGCCAAAATATACAAGTCTTGGTTGATATGAAGAAATGGTTTGCAGATTTGACACTTAACATTATTGTTCGAATGGTGGCTGGGAAGAGATACTTTGGCATAGCAAATACTGCCTCTGATGCAGAGGAGGCGTTTCGGTGCCAAGAAGGAGTTAGAGATTTTTTTCATTACACTGGTCTATTTGTGGTTTCAGATGCATTTCCCTTTCTTGAGGGATTGGATTTGCAAGGATATGAGAAAGCTATGAAGAAGAGCGCGAAAAACTTGGATTCTATAGTTGAAGGATGGTTGAAGGAGCATAAGAAGAAGCGATTATCTGATGCTAATTATGGTAAGGCCAAGGGTGATCATGATGATCAAGACTTCATGGACGTAATGATatccatcatggaggattcaaacCTCTCCTCACCAGATTATGATGCTGATACGGTCATCAAAGCTACTTGCCTA AATGTGATTCTTGGTGGCAATGACGCCACTGTGGTTACTTTCACTTGGGCCCTCTCATTACTACTCAACAATCGTCAAGTACTACAAAGAGCTCAAGATGAGCTGGACATGCATGTTGGTAGGGACAGACAAGTGGAGGAATCAGATATAGTTAAGTTGGAATATCTCCAAGCAATAGTAAAGGAAACATTGCGTCTCTACCCTGCAGCTCCATTATCTGCTCCACATGAGGCCATAGAAGAGTGTACCATAGCTGGTTTTCATGTTCCAGTAGGTACTCGTATAGTTTCAAATCTTTATAAGATTCAAAGAGATCCAAGAGTATGGGTAGACCCATCTGATTTTAGGCCAGAGAGGTTTCTCACAAGCCATGTGGATGTTGATCTTCGAGGTCAGCACTTTGAATTAATCCCTTTTGGATCTGGTAGGCGAATGTGTCCTGGGATTTCTTTTGCTCTTCAAGTACTGCACTTGGGTCTCGCTCGTTTGCTTCATGAGTTTGAGTTTGCAACCCCTTCCAACTTACCTGTGGATATGACAGAGAGCCCAGGGCTTACCAACATCAAGGCAACACCACTTGAAGTTCTTCTCAACCCACGTCTTCCTCCTAAGCTTTATGGATAG